A stretch of Carboxydothermus pertinax DNA encodes these proteins:
- a CDS encoding NYN domain-containing protein, producing MNYRIACFIDGGYLDKVLAIQFQKAKIDYLKLSTWMANGIDILRTYYYNCLPYQSPTPTEEERKLFSNASEFHEALKRLQRYEVRQGKLAFRGISRETGEKIFEQKQVDVMLAVDLVRLSTKGQITHAAIFASDSDYLPAIQTAKDEGVFIHLFYSPHRELLPHRELLAICDEKTPITLSVINSIRR from the coding sequence ATGAATTATAGAATTGCATGTTTTATCGATGGTGGATATCTCGATAAAGTCTTGGCAATACAGTTTCAAAAAGCCAAAATTGATTATTTAAAACTTTCCACCTGGATGGCAAACGGCATTGATATTCTTCGTACATATTATTACAACTGTTTGCCCTATCAAAGCCCTACTCCAACAGAAGAAGAAAGAAAACTATTTTCAAATGCTTCAGAATTTCACGAAGCATTAAAAAGATTACAAAGATATGAAGTACGACAAGGAAAATTAGCCTTTCGAGGTATATCTCGAGAAACGGGCGAGAAAATATTTGAACAAAAACAAGTAGACGTCATGTTAGCCGTAGATTTAGTTAGACTAAGCACCAAAGGCCAAATAACACATGCGGCTATCTTTGCCAGTGATAGCGATTATCTCCCCGCAATTCAAACAGCTAAAGATGAAGGAGTTTTTATTCATCTTTTCTATAGCCCACATCGTGAATTACTACCCCATCGAGAACTACTTGCTATTTGCGATGAAAAAACGCCTATTACTCTTTCTGTAATTAATAGTATTCGGCGTTAA
- a CDS encoding type I restriction endonuclease yields MSFKDDLLKLSMQISERKVHVNNEETTKHALIIPFIQILGYDVFNPLEVKPEYTADFGKKKGEKVDYAIFKNNKPIMFIEAKSVTEKLENHDTQLSRYFNSTPEVKIAILTNGIIYKFFTDLNQNNVMDPTPFYEFDLENLKESDYEAIAKFRKEVFDQDNLVKYAEDLVYMANLNKNLKELFKNPSDEFIRFLIKDFSDTRITANVIERFRPVVKKAIQATLVEIISQGILKEDDETIAQLPEPSIPENNDTEERQRKIETNDEELYAFEKIKEILLKANKDISQINYKDTVNYFGIYKRNINGWFLRINLTSTIKYIASRLPIDETKKVVFGYEVQEAPKGLGESRVIINQKEDIENLKDYIIKCFEIVENF; encoded by the coding sequence ATGAGCTTCAAAGATGATCTTTTAAAACTAAGTATGCAAATAAGCGAAAGAAAAGTCCACGTCAACAATGAGGAAACCACTAAACACGCCCTTATTATCCCATTTATTCAGATCTTGGGCTATGACGTCTTTAATCCCCTTGAGGTAAAGCCTGAATATACTGCTGATTTTGGGAAAAAGAAGGGCGAAAAAGTAGACTACGCCATTTTTAAAAACAATAAACCAATAATGTTTATTGAAGCAAAATCGGTAACTGAAAAATTAGAAAACCACGATACTCAGCTTAGTAGATATTTTAATTCTACTCCTGAAGTTAAAATAGCTATTTTAACAAATGGCATTATTTATAAATTTTTTACTGACTTAAATCAAAATAATGTTATGGACCCTACACCATTTTACGAATTTGATTTGGAAAATTTAAAAGAATCTGATTATGAAGCTATCGCTAAATTCCGCAAAGAAGTTTTTGACCAAGATAATCTGGTAAAATACGCTGAAGATTTAGTTTACATGGCAAATTTAAATAAGAATCTAAAAGAGCTTTTTAAAAATCCTTCAGATGAATTTATTAGATTTTTAATCAAGGATTTTAGCGATACGAGAATTACTGCAAATGTTATTGAAAGATTTAGACCGGTTGTTAAAAAAGCAATCCAAGCCACATTAGTTGAAATAATAAGTCAAGGAATTTTAAAAGAAGATGATGAAACTATTGCTCAACTTCCGGAGCCAAGTATTCCAGAAAACAATGACACCGAGGAAAGGCAAAGGAAAATCGAAACAAATGATGAAGAATTATATGCTTTTGAAAAAATTAAAGAAATATTATTAAAAGCAAATAAAGATATCTCCCAAATAAATTATAAAGATACTGTAAATTATTTTGGTATTTATAAACGAAATATAAATGGTTGGTTTTTAAGAATTAATCTGACCTCTACAATAAAGTATATTGCATCTCGTTTACCTATAGATGAAACAAAAAAAGTCGTTTTTGGATATGAGGTTCAAGAAGCACCTAAAGGCCTTGGTGAATCCAGGGTTATCATTAACCAAAAGGAAGATATTGAAAATTTAAAAGACTATATTATAAAATGCTTTGAAATAGTCGAAAATTTCTAA
- a CDS encoding LexA family protein, whose protein sequence is MNFGQRLRQLRTERDLTQAELARLLSIGESTISFYESNKRQPDFDTLIKLSNFFNVTIDFLLGRTNENNKPISTKAIPLLGVIRAGIPILAEENWIEEIALPAGIKADFALQVEGDSMIYAGIFPGDIAFFKQSETALNGQVVAAGVVEETWKANLKFYVKTNGKAFLRSANPKYKDIEVTSQHKIIGTMTGLVRHNPPSMTEYISLIISKDEFENSWIETIETALSLGMSPLHVKQLLEIQATLSKMIKTNE, encoded by the coding sequence GTGAACTTCGGACAAAGACTACGACAATTGCGTACTGAAAGAGATTTGACTCAAGCAGAATTGGCAAGATTGCTTTCAATTGGGGAATCAACAATATCCTTTTATGAATCAAATAAAAGGCAACCGGATTTTGACACACTTATTAAACTTTCAAATTTTTTTAATGTAACAATAGACTTTCTCCTTGGCCGGACAAATGAAAATAATAAACCTATCTCTACTAAAGCCATCCCTCTACTCGGAGTAATCCGCGCAGGCATACCAATATTAGCAGAAGAAAATTGGATTGAAGAAATTGCATTACCAGCAGGTATTAAAGCGGATTTTGCCTTGCAGGTTGAAGGAGATTCAATGATTTATGCTGGGATATTCCCTGGAGATATTGCTTTTTTTAAGCAAAGTGAAACAGCTTTGAATGGACAAGTAGTAGCAGCAGGCGTTGTGGAAGAAACTTGGAAAGCAAATCTTAAATTTTATGTGAAAACAAATGGAAAAGCTTTTCTTAGGTCAGCAAACCCAAAATATAAAGATATTGAGGTTACATCACAGCACAAAATAATTGGAACAATGACTGGACTCGTTCGCCATAATCCGCCTTCAATGACTGAGTACATTTCACTAATAATTTCCAAAGACGAATTTGAAAATTCCTGGATAGAAACAATTGAAACGGCCTTATCTCTCGGGATGTCACCGTTACATGTTAAGCAATTACTTGAAATCCAAGCTACTCTGTCAAAAATGATTAAAACTAATGAATAA
- a CDS encoding helix-turn-helix transcriptional regulator, which produces MNKLKQLRKANGLTQMEMAKKLGISDSYYCQIENGKRRMSLKTALDIAAILKVTPNDLFLSSDFAECQEKSQTKAG; this is translated from the coding sequence ATGAACAAGCTAAAGCAATTGCGCAAAGCGAATGGGCTTACTCAGATGGAGATGGCCAAAAAATTGGGTATATCTGACAGCTACTATTGTCAGATAGAAAATGGTAAGCGAAGAATGTCCCTAAAAACTGCTCTTGATATTGCTGCAATATTAAAAGTAACTCCTAATGACCTTTTTTTGTCCTCTGACTTTGCAGAATGCCAAGAAAAATCCCAAACCAAAGCGGGGTAA